A genomic window from Bdellovibrio sp. SKB1291214 includes:
- a CDS encoding ABC transporter permease, which yields MAKAKNDFLSRIKGIWVPLLFLAIWEGVVRIGWVNPQVLPAPSAVLVRWYQYLMPQEAYDPASGMSKLTWAFSGELVHDLWASFYRVVLGCFIGGVLALPIGLLMGQSRRVYDYLNPLVQVLRPIPPIAYIPLAILWFGLGNPPAVFLIALGAFFPILMNTIVGVRAVDSIYIRAAQNMGAGSFLMFRKVIVPAAMPYILSGIRIGIGTGFICMIVAEMIAVNSGLGYRILEAREYFWSDKIIAGMFSIGLLGLAIDTVVDKLNNYLLRWHRGLE from the coding sequence ATGGCTAAGGCTAAAAATGATTTTCTTTCACGAATCAAAGGTATCTGGGTTCCTCTTTTATTCTTAGCAATTTGGGAGGGAGTCGTCCGCATCGGGTGGGTGAACCCCCAAGTTTTACCTGCGCCATCAGCGGTTCTCGTCAGATGGTATCAGTACCTCATGCCACAAGAAGCCTATGATCCTGCATCGGGCATGTCGAAGCTTACTTGGGCCTTTTCTGGAGAGCTTGTTCACGATTTGTGGGCAAGCTTTTACCGTGTGGTTTTAGGATGTTTCATCGGGGGAGTGTTGGCCTTGCCCATTGGTCTATTGATGGGGCAAAGCCGCAGAGTTTATGATTATCTAAATCCTCTGGTGCAAGTACTTCGTCCGATTCCACCGATTGCTTATATTCCGCTCGCGATCTTGTGGTTTGGTTTGGGAAATCCTCCCGCAGTGTTCTTGATTGCCCTGGGTGCATTCTTTCCAATCTTAATGAATACCATTGTTGGCGTCAGAGCGGTTGATTCTATCTATATCCGTGCAGCTCAAAACATGGGGGCAGGATCTTTCCTTATGTTCAGAAAAGTCATCGTTCCAGCGGCGATGCCTTATATCTTGAGTGGTATCCGCATTGGTATCGGAACAGGTTTCATCTGTATGATCGTTGCAGAAATGATCGCGGTGAATAGTGGACTTGGTTATCGTATCTTGGAAGCGCGGGAATATTTCTGGTCTGATAAAATTATCGCAGGGATGTTTTCGATCGGTCTTTTGGGACTCGCGATTGATACCGTGGTCGATAAATTGAATAACTATTTGTTACGTTGGCACCGAGGTCTTGAATAA
- a CDS encoding ABC transporter ATP-binding protein has protein sequence MANTETQIKVQGVDKIFVGGEEGKDVIALKDINLEIPRGQFLCLLGPSGCGKSTLLNAIAGFSLPTNGQVLVEGKEIEEPGPDRGMVFQEYALFPWMSVEDNIVFGLRIKKAPEEQIQKTLESLLEKLKLTEFRKRYPKDLSGGMRQRVAIARVLAFDPPIMLMDEPFGALDALTRRSLQDELIKLWQETKKTVVFVTHSMEEAIYLADRIVVMTYRPGTVKKDLIVDLPRPRNPAANDFNALKREISDMVMAEQNRFQNAQLRGSTGD, from the coding sequence ATGGCAAATACAGAAACTCAAATCAAAGTTCAAGGTGTCGATAAAATCTTCGTCGGTGGCGAAGAAGGTAAAGACGTTATTGCTCTGAAAGACATCAATCTGGAAATCCCGCGCGGGCAATTCCTGTGTCTGTTGGGACCTTCTGGTTGCGGCAAAAGTACTTTACTAAATGCGATTGCAGGATTTTCTTTACCCACCAACGGACAAGTTCTGGTGGAAGGTAAAGAGATCGAAGAACCCGGTCCCGATCGCGGCATGGTTTTTCAGGAGTACGCTTTATTTCCGTGGATGTCGGTTGAAGACAACATCGTCTTCGGACTAAGAATTAAAAAAGCTCCCGAAGAACAAATTCAAAAAACCTTAGAATCACTGCTTGAAAAACTGAAGCTCACAGAGTTCCGCAAACGTTATCCTAAGGACCTATCAGGTGGTATGCGCCAACGTGTGGCTATTGCGCGCGTGTTGGCATTTGATCCACCGATCATGTTGATGGATGAGCCTTTCGGTGCACTGGATGCATTGACTCGCAGAAGCTTGCAAGACGAGCTGATCAAGCTGTGGCAAGAAACTAAAAAAACCGTCGTATTCGTAACTCACAGTATGGAAGAAGCGATTTATTTGGCGGACCGTATTGTAGTTATGACCTACCGACCAGGCACTGTGAAAAAAGACCTGATAGTCGATTTGCCTCGTCCAAGAAATCCAGCGGCTAATGATTTCAATGCCCTTAAGCGCGAAATCAGCGACATGGTTATGGCGGAGCAAAACCGATTCCAGAATGCCCAACTCCGCGGCTCTACAGGGGACTAG
- a CDS encoding methyltransferase yields MASGTDSSVATQEDFNFGCERVEVNDSEFSGGYRRNIMDSSVTISSIVEVGSFLKEHHYHFTAVTPESHRRVLARNCHFNTMKSTDIYRHFFGWNRAVPSALIAPQVLKPLKAANLIVADGPAVKSLVRFATLDDKIFAHSGFPTDDEQSVFFGPDSYRFINFLKQSALNARRVLDVGCGSGVGALAFSAHSGLKGLCDINDRALSYSKANAVLNSCQNVEVFQSDILKNVPEGFDLLIANPPFIMDSRKRQYRHGGNHCGSEMSLKIIDQAMSYLQPGGRLAMYTGSCIVAGEDTFLKLCKELVPRNGFNLSYQEIDPDIFGEELSQASYSHVDRIAAVGLVLEKV; encoded by the coding sequence TTGGCAAGTGGCACGGATTCATCTGTTGCCACACAAGAGGACTTCAATTTCGGATGTGAACGAGTTGAAGTTAATGACAGCGAATTTTCCGGTGGCTATCGTCGTAATATCATGGACTCATCAGTCACTATTTCTTCAATTGTAGAAGTTGGCAGCTTTTTAAAAGAGCATCACTATCACTTTACGGCTGTGACACCCGAGTCTCATCGCCGAGTCCTTGCGCGGAACTGTCATTTTAATACAATGAAATCCACTGACATCTATCGCCATTTTTTTGGCTGGAATCGAGCGGTGCCTTCGGCTTTGATTGCTCCCCAAGTGTTAAAGCCTTTAAAGGCAGCGAATTTAATTGTAGCGGATGGCCCGGCGGTCAAAAGTTTGGTTCGCTTTGCCACCTTGGATGACAAAATTTTTGCTCATTCGGGTTTTCCCACAGATGATGAACAGTCCGTTTTCTTTGGACCAGATTCCTATCGCTTCATCAACTTTCTAAAGCAAAGTGCACTGAATGCTCGCCGAGTATTGGATGTCGGCTGCGGTTCGGGAGTTGGAGCATTGGCTTTTTCGGCTCACTCCGGATTAAAAGGACTTTGTGATATCAATGACAGGGCTTTATCTTATTCCAAGGCAAACGCTGTCCTTAATTCGTGTCAGAACGTGGAAGTGTTCCAGTCGGATATTTTAAAAAATGTCCCTGAAGGATTCGATCTGCTGATTGCGAATCCGCCGTTCATTATGGATTCGCGCAAGCGTCAGTATCGTCATGGTGGCAATCATTGTGGCTCCGAAATGTCTTTGAAAATAATTGATCAGGCCATGAGCTATTTGCAACCAGGCGGTCGTTTAGCGATGTATACGGGCAGTTGCATCGTCGCAGGAGAAGACACATTTTTAAAACTGTGCAAAGAGCTGGTGCCAAGAAATGGTTTCAACCTGAGCTATCAAGAAATAGATCCCGATATTTTCGGTGAGGAATTGTCTCAAGCCTCGTACAGCCATGTAGATAGAATCGCAGCG